The genome window AATAAATATGAATCAGGAAACCAACGCCCGTTACCACAAGAGCCATCACAATAGAAAGCTGATCTACCTGATATGCAGCAGAAATATCAAGTCCGCCGGTCTTTAGCCAGGTGAAAAGCGTGACTATGACGGTTCTCTGTTCAGCGGGAAGTGCAAGCAGTTCGAAAAACGCGCCTGCAGCAATAACGAACGGGATTCCGACCGCACTGCTTCCGATTATGCCTATTACTTTTTCATTTTTAATTTTTGATCCGAACAGTCCGTTTATCAGAAATCCGACGAACGGCAGGAGTACGGTTAAATATATTAATTGTATCATCTGTCAGATTTCCGGATTACCACTTTAGGATATTTATTTCATCAATATTGAGGGTAGCCTTGTTCCTGTATATAGCGATAAGGATAGCCAGACCTACTGCCGCTTCAGCTGCCGCGACAGCCATTACAAAAAAGACGAACAACTGACCTATTACATTACCCAGATAGGAAGAATAAGCCACAAAAGTCAGATTTGCGGAATTGAGCATCAGCTCAATGGACATGAAAACTACTATAGCGTTTCTTCTGGTAAGCACCCCAACAACACCCGTTACAAACATGAATCCGCTGAGAATAAGATAATGTTCTAATGTAATCATAGTACCTGTTATTCAAATTTCTTTTTGGATATTACCAGTGCCCCGATCGTTGCAGCCAGAAGCAGAAAAGCTATGGCTTCAAAAGGGAGCAGGTAGTTGGTTATCAGTTCCCTGCCGATAAACTCAACCTCACCGGTTCTGATTCTCTGTTCAGCAGCCACGCTCTTCCCTGATGATACCGTCCCTGCTATAATGATATATATCAGCTGAGCGAAAACCAGCACACCCACGCCAATGGAGAGTTTCTGCAGTGTCGGGTTGCCTGAGAAAATTGACTTCTCTTTTTCAGGACGGAGCAGCATAATCACGAATAAAAACAGCACCATGATGGCGCCGGCATACACAATTACCTGCACAACCGCAATAAACTGGGCGAAAAGCGTAACATAAATGCCCGCCAGAGCAGCAAAATTAAGCACTAAAAACAATGCTGATATGACAGGCTCACGCCTTGAAACAACCAGCACGGCTGTAACGGCGCATATCGTTGCGAAAAAGTAAAATAAAATAGTTTCCAAGCTCATCAGTTACCTAAGGAGTATTTCTGTAAATCATTCTTGCAAATGGAATTGTTTCCCTCACATGCTCCAGACCACAAATCCAGGCCACAGTCCGTTCAAGACCAAGGCCGAAACCTGAATGAGGGACTGAGCCGAATCTCCGCAGATCAAGGTACCACTCAAAAGCCTCCATCGGAAGATCATGTTCCTTAATTCTTTCCTGCAGCACATCCAGACTCTCTTCCCTCTGGCTTCCGCCAATGATCTCACCATAACCTTCAGGCGCAAGAACATCCACGGCAAGAGCTAAATTCGGATTTTCCGGGTCTCTTTTCATATAAAAAGCTTTAACCGCCGAAGGATAGCGGTGAACCATGACCGGCTTGTCAAATTTCGAGGAAATTACGGTCTCATCTGTCGCGCCAAGATCGTTTCCGTACTCAAACGGCAATCCTTCTTTATGCAAAATCTCAACTGCTTCATCGTATGAAATTCTTGGAAGAGGGCGGACAACACTCTGAAGTTTTGTAATGTCACGTTCAAGTATTTTCAGTTCTTCAGCCCTGTCATTAAGAACAGACTGAACAATATACTCCAGGAATTCTTCAGCCAGATCCATGTTGTCATTCAGATCATTAAATGCGACTTCAGGTTCAACCATCCAGAATTCAGTCAAATGTCTTCTGGTTTTGGATTTTTCTGCACGGAATGTGGGGCCGAAAGTGTAAACCTTACCAAGCGCTAACGCACCTGCTTCAGCGTACAACTGACCAGACTGGGTCAGATACGCTTTTCCTAGGTCAAAATACTCAGTTTCAAATAGTGTGGAGGTTCCTTCGCAGGCTGCGGGGGTAATTATCGGGGCGTCCATCAGGGTGAATCCCCTCTCGTCAAAAAAGTCCCTGATCGCCTTCACGATGCGGTGCCTGATCTTCATGATTGCCACCTGCCTGCTTGAACGCAGCCAGAGGTGCCTTTTATCCATGAGAAACTCAACCCCATGTTCTTTAGGGGTTATCGGGTAATCATGGGTTTCATGAAGAACGGTGACATCGGTAGCGTCCAGTTCATAACCGCCTGGTGAGCGGGGTTCTTCTTTAACTTTACCGGTGACGGTTATTGAGGATTCCTGACCGATTTTGTCTGTCAGTTCAAAAACTTCGGGGGTAACATTCCCCTTGAAATATACGCATTGAAGGTATCCGCTTCCGTCGCGTAAAATGAGAAAGCGTAGTTTACCTGATGACCTTTTATTGTATAGCCAACCGGAAACCTGGATTTCCTGACCGACATAGTTTTTAAGGTCTTTTATAGATATTTTTTTAGACATTAACTGAAATAAAAAAATTAAGCAGTCTGCAAATATATAAAATGTTTCCCTTTGCCCAACCCGGAATCAGGGATTTGGCTTAATTTGAGGGATATTTGAATTGGAGAAGATGCTCGTGTCCCCCTCCCAATGCCAGTGCCAGGGCTCGAAAGCAACACCAAGAGCGTTACCTCTTGGATAGGAAAGATAAAAATTGAACCTGGAAGCATTCTGCTGCAGCCAAGCATATTCTTCCAGTTTTTCGAAATCCTCTGCTCTCTGGGTACCGGAAAACCCGTTTATTCCATCTTCTGAAATAAAATCAATCGCGGTGAAAAGCGGGCTTCCATGTTCACTGAAGCCGGGCATGGCGATCCACCGGGCGTTTTCCTTGAGAGAAAAATTGCTGGTATTGACCAAATAATAAAAAAAGAGGTAAGACTGACGTCCCGGCGAGCGATAGCCGGAATCAATATAAAGCCGTCTGCCAAGATCTGCCTTCATGCTGTCCATCATCTCCTTATAGTCTCTGAAGGCATGCCTGGGGTAATACTGCACACCTGTTTCTGCGCTGTCAGGGCTATTTTGCAGAACAACATTGGGAATCTGAACCAGATCAGCGGGTTTATCCAATGAATAAAACTTCCCCTTAAACCCAAGCTCAGAGGGTGGTATCCTGAATATCCTTTTCACGAAAGCTGCTTCG of Ignavibacteriales bacterium contains these proteins:
- a CDS encoding D-alanyl-D-alanine carboxypeptidase family protein is translated as MKKVFLITGVLLSLALVPVTMYLIQPDYDSLNPVHRYVSNSVVEKWMEHDKNVPRELRATLDIDTLMGMLSFYEAAFVKRIFRIPPSELGFKGKFYSLDKPADLVQIPNVVLQNSPDSAETGVQYYPRHAFRDYKEMMDSMKADLGRRLYIDSGYRSPGRQSYLFFYYLVNTSNFSLKENARWIAMPGFSEHGSPLFTAIDFISEDGINGFSGTQRAEDFEKLEEYAWLQQNASRFNFYLSYPRGNALGVAFEPWHWHWEGDTSIFSNSNIPQIKPNP
- a CDS encoding NADH-quinone oxidoreductase subunit J, producing the protein MSLETILFYFFATICAVTAVLVVSRREPVISALFLVLNFAALAGIYVTLFAQFIAVVQVIVYAGAIMVLFLFVIMLLRPEKEKSIFSGNPTLQKLSIGVGVLVFAQLIYIIIAGTVSSGKSVAAEQRIRTGEVEFIGRELITNYLLPFEAIAFLLLAATIGALVISKKKFE
- the nuoK gene encoding NADH-quinone oxidoreductase subunit NuoK; amino-acid sequence: MITLEHYLILSGFMFVTGVVGVLTRRNAIVVFMSIELMLNSANLTFVAYSSYLGNVIGQLFVFFVMAVAAAEAAVGLAILIAIYRNKATLNIDEINILKW
- the asnS gene encoding asparagine--tRNA ligase; protein product: MSKKISIKDLKNYVGQEIQVSGWLYNKRSSGKLRFLILRDGSGYLQCVYFKGNVTPEVFELTDKIGQESSITVTGKVKEEPRSPGGYELDATDVTVLHETHDYPITPKEHGVEFLMDKRHLWLRSSRQVAIMKIRHRIVKAIRDFFDERGFTLMDAPIITPAACEGTSTLFETEYFDLGKAYLTQSGQLYAEAGALALGKVYTFGPTFRAEKSKTRRHLTEFWMVEPEVAFNDLNDNMDLAEEFLEYIVQSVLNDRAEELKILERDITKLQSVVRPLPRISYDEAVEILHKEGLPFEYGNDLGATDETVISSKFDKPVMVHRYPSAVKAFYMKRDPENPNLALAVDVLAPEGYGEIIGGSQREESLDVLQERIKEHDLPMEAFEWYLDLRRFGSVPHSGFGLGLERTVAWICGLEHVRETIPFARMIYRNTP